A window of Chloroflexota bacterium contains these coding sequences:
- a CDS encoding zinc-binding dehydrogenase yields MAKKTFIRSILVAPKEIQFEEVPIPVPGPGQVLVQVKACALCTWEQRVYAGADTSVYPLLGGHEVSGVVAEVGPGLQAKVKPGDHVVAARLYRCFQCTSCRRGLDNICDNAWQNRKSGEPAGPGGLAEYMLVDGYQIYPVNGDVPFIESCLSEPVSCVLRSIKKAQVEPADNVVIIGAGTMGLLHLILTKRLGARVFVSEPNPVRAAKALEMGAMATVDPSKENFTERVKELTGGRGADVIFAAIGVASAIEEAIKAVGKGGRLMIYASVHPRGSMITIDPNLFHHKEIVLTGTVSQDQEDFSQAVALLSSHSINVQPLISKAFPFSQLREALEAALNGDNYRVIVTM; encoded by the coding sequence ATGGCAAAGAAAACTTTTATTCGTTCCATACTGGTTGCTCCGAAAGAAATCCAGTTCGAGGAAGTGCCGATCCCTGTTCCTGGGCCTGGACAGGTTCTGGTGCAGGTCAAAGCTTGCGCTTTGTGTACGTGGGAGCAGCGGGTGTACGCTGGTGCTGACACGAGCGTTTACCCGCTGTTAGGAGGGCACGAAGTCTCTGGGGTTGTAGCGGAAGTTGGCCCAGGGCTTCAGGCGAAGGTCAAACCTGGCGACCATGTTGTTGCGGCAAGGCTCTATCGTTGTTTCCAATGCACATCCTGTCGTCGTGGGCTGGACAATATTTGTGACAACGCCTGGCAAAATCGTAAGAGCGGTGAGCCTGCTGGACCTGGCGGGTTAGCTGAGTATATGTTGGTGGATGGCTATCAAATCTATCCTGTGAATGGCGATGTACCATTTATCGAATCTTGTCTATCCGAGCCTGTATCTTGTGTGCTGCGCAGCATTAAGAAGGCACAGGTAGAGCCTGCGGACAACGTGGTCATCATCGGCGCAGGCACTATGGGATTGCTGCACCTTATTTTGACCAAGCGTCTTGGCGCACGGGTCTTTGTCAGCGAACCCAACCCTGTGCGAGCAGCAAAAGCGCTGGAGATGGGCGCTATGGCAACTGTTGATCCCAGCAAAGAAAACTTTACAGAGCGTGTCAAGGAATTGACCGGGGGCCGAGGTGCAGATGTGATCTTCGCTGCTATTGGGGTTGCCTCTGCCATTGAGGAAGCAATCAAAGCAGTAGGCAAAGGTGGCCGACTGATGATCTATGCCAGCGTGCACCCCCGGGGTTCAATGATCACGATCGACCCGAACCTGTTCCATCATAAAGAGATTGTGTTGACCGGCACGGTGAGTCAGGATCAAGAGGACTTTTCGCAGGCAGTAGCTCTTTTATCCAGCCATTCCATCAACGTTCAGCCTCTGATCTCCAAGGCATTTCCCTTCTCCCAGCTCCGCGAGGCTTTGGAAGCAGCGCTAAATGGGGACAATTACCGCGTCATAGTTACGATGTAA
- a CDS encoding fructose-bisphosphate aldolase, whose translation MQRIFRSDGRTLIVAMDHAGGMGVVPGLDNPGKTIKQVVAGGADVIMTTYGVATRFAQQIGTAGLILRVDGGTSTLAKDRGAMSLIYNAIDALRIGADGVVAMGFPGSRYEAETLPYLSLLVSECRDWNLPVLAEMLPAGFEDPANWWTPENIGHACRIGAELGADFVKTQYSGDVESFRRIVDTTYVPIVILGGGKIKSEADLLTVVYDAMQAGAKGVAIGRNIYQHPAPDKMTRAIAAIIHDNATVKQAEKALH comes from the coding sequence ATGCAGCGCATCTTCAGAAGTGATGGCAGGACGCTTATTGTCGCCATGGATCACGCTGGAGGAATGGGAGTTGTTCCCGGCCTAGACAACCCAGGTAAGACGATCAAGCAGGTCGTGGCAGGCGGTGCAGATGTTATCATGACCACGTATGGGGTGGCAACCCGCTTTGCACAGCAAATCGGCACGGCTGGGCTTATCCTGCGTGTAGATGGTGGAACGAGCACGCTGGCGAAAGATCGTGGCGCTATGTCGCTCATTTACAATGCCATTGATGCCTTGCGCATTGGAGCGGATGGCGTTGTAGCCATGGGTTTTCCAGGCAGCCGCTACGAAGCAGAAACACTGCCTTATCTCTCGCTGCTGGTCAGTGAGTGCCGTGATTGGAACCTCCCTGTGTTGGCTGAGATGTTGCCCGCTGGGTTTGAGGATCCTGCAAACTGGTGGACGCCGGAGAACATCGGCCATGCGTGCCGTATTGGGGCCGAGTTGGGTGCGGACTTTGTGAAGACGCAATACAGCGGTGATGTGGAGAGCTTCCGTCGCATTGTAGATACCACTTATGTTCCCATCGTTATCCTGGGCGGTGGCAAGATCAAGAGTGAAGCCGATTTGTTGACCGTTGTGTATGATGCGATGCAGGCGGGAGCAAAGGGGGTTGCCATTGGGCGCAATATTTACCAACATCCTGCGCCCGACAAGATGACGCGTGCTATTGCCGCCATCATTCATGATAATGCTACGGTCAAGCAGGCTGAGAAGGCTTTGCACTAA
- a CDS encoding PTS system mannose/fructose/sorbose family transporter subunit IID: MERRKVALALMISLVLLLAGSLFSISHAASLAQGETRMSLGVAIIVGILYYLALSPWFANLGFTVLYRPLIAGTLVGLVMGRPVEGMTIGANINVLYLGWISAGGSLPGDPGLAGYLGTALALGGGLQTEAALALAAPLGLLGGLTWALRMSVCSAFAHWADARAEKADIRGVALMNVVPSQIFLFFLYAAPVALAAYLGSAAVANALNWIGQNLGWVMSGLYTASGMLAALGIALNLRFLFRGSLPAYFFIGFFIATLAAGSANLLVLAIIGLCVALLHVTFITGAEETGPLFPTGGEKAERYTLLERRDVFRSWLLWLFFSHACYNWERLQGTGFAMSMTPIIRKLYKNKEDIKAALKRHLVFFNTQPDIGGVVHGITIAMEEERALGADISDDAINSVKTGLMGPMAGIGDTIQQGIVIPISLAIGMSLALQGNFLGPIIYLILVAAFVWGIGWWIWQQGYLQGRDAVTNILKSGALNRAITIAGVLGNFVLGALTVNFVKVSTKIKFTIGGSTFELQKILDGLLPNMLPLLLVLLVWWLLERKKISPTRILIGIIVVAVLGSYPIFGQFGIF, from the coding sequence ATGGAACGTCGCAAGGTAGCACTTGCCCTAATGATCAGCTTAGTGTTGCTGCTGGCAGGATCTTTGTTCTCTATCAGTCATGCAGCGTCACTGGCACAGGGCGAGACAAGGATGAGTCTGGGTGTGGCAATCATTGTGGGCATTTTGTATTACTTAGCACTATCGCCCTGGTTTGCCAACCTTGGCTTTACGGTACTCTACCGTCCTCTGATCGCTGGTACGCTAGTAGGCCTGGTGATGGGGCGACCTGTAGAAGGCATGACCATTGGTGCTAACATCAACGTGCTCTATCTAGGCTGGATCTCCGCTGGCGGCTCGCTGCCGGGTGACCCGGGGTTAGCAGGTTACCTTGGCACGGCTCTCGCTTTGGGTGGTGGGCTGCAGACGGAGGCAGCATTGGCTTTGGCTGCTCCACTGGGCTTGCTCGGTGGCCTCACCTGGGCGTTGCGCATGTCGGTCTGTTCAGCCTTTGCTCACTGGGCTGATGCCCGCGCCGAGAAGGCAGACATCCGTGGGGTAGCTTTGATGAATGTTGTCCCCTCGCAGATTTTCTTATTCTTCCTGTACGCTGCTCCGGTTGCGTTAGCAGCCTATCTTGGTTCGGCTGCAGTAGCCAATGCGCTGAACTGGATCGGGCAGAACCTAGGCTGGGTGATGAGTGGCTTGTACACAGCGAGTGGCATGCTGGCTGCCCTAGGAATTGCACTCAACCTCCGCTTCCTTTTCCGGGGCTCGCTGCCAGCCTACTTCTTCATTGGTTTCTTTATTGCTACTCTGGCAGCTGGAAGCGCGAACCTGCTGGTGTTGGCTATCATTGGCCTGTGTGTCGCATTGTTGCATGTGACGTTTATCACCGGCGCTGAAGAAACAGGGCCCCTTTTCCCAACTGGGGGAGAAAAGGCTGAACGATATACGCTGCTGGAGCGCAGGGACGTCTTTCGCTCCTGGCTGCTCTGGTTGTTCTTCTCGCATGCTTGCTATAACTGGGAACGCCTGCAGGGTACAGGCTTTGCCATGAGCATGACCCCTATCATCCGCAAATTGTATAAGAACAAGGAGGACATTAAAGCAGCCCTCAAACGCCATTTGGTATTCTTCAACACCCAACCTGACATTGGTGGCGTTGTCCACGGCATCACCATCGCTATGGAGGAGGAGCGAGCACTGGGTGCTGACATCAGCGATGACGCCATCAACTCGGTCAAGACAGGCCTGATGGGGCCCATGGCAGGCATTGGTGATACGATCCAGCAGGGTATCGTTATTCCTATCTCGCTAGCCATCGGCATGAGCCTGGCGCTACAAGGTAATTTCTTGGGGCCCATTATCTACCTTATCCTTGTGGCGGCTTTTGTATGGGGCATTGGCTGGTGGATCTGGCAGCAAGGCTATCTGCAGGGTCGGGATGCAGTTACCAATATCCTCAAGAGCGGTGCGCTGAATCGGGCGATCACTATAGCTGGTGTGCTGGGCAACTTTGTGCTTGGTGCATTGACTGTCAATTTTGTTAAGGTTAGCACCAAGATCAAGTTTACGATCGGCGGCAGCACTTTTGAGCTGCAGAAGATTCTGGATGGGTTGTTGCCTAACATGCTACCACTCTTGCTGGTGTTGCTAGTTTGGTGGTTACTGGAAAGGAAGAAAATCTCGCCGACCAGGATCCTGATTGGAATTATCGTCGTTGCTGTGCTGGGGTCTTACCCGATCTTCGGGCAGTTTGGTATCTTCTAG
- a CDS encoding PTS sugar transporter subunit IIB: protein MRTIAEFSLVRIDDRLIHGQVVAVWVKHIRTDRIVIVDDGVARDPFMQEVLRLAAPPGIKVDVRTIQEAIATFGEGSSQRDRTMILLKSPQAARQLFDGGVRFSHLNVGGLGAGSSRKSVFKNISMSDEEKEILKSLVKDGVKITLQTVPGEQCVDFSALVK from the coding sequence GTGAGGACAATCGCTGAGTTCAGTCTGGTGAGGATTGATGATCGCCTTATCCATGGGCAAGTTGTAGCAGTCTGGGTCAAACACATTCGTACTGATCGCATTGTCATTGTAGATGATGGGGTGGCTAGAGACCCATTTATGCAGGAAGTGCTGCGCTTGGCCGCGCCTCCAGGCATTAAGGTGGATGTACGCACTATTCAGGAGGCCATTGCCACCTTTGGTGAAGGCTCATCGCAAAGGGATCGCACGATGATACTGCTCAAATCGCCCCAAGCTGCTCGCCAATTGTTTGATGGTGGGGTTCGTTTTAGCCATTTGAACGTAGGAGGCCTGGGAGCAGGGTCAAGTCGCAAATCCGTGTTCAAAAACATCTCCATGTCGGATGAGGAAAAGGAAATCTTGAAGAGCCTCGTGAAGGACGGGGTGAAAATCACTCTCCAGACTGTGCCAGGCGAACAGTGCGTGGATTTTTCAGCGTTGGTTAAGTAG
- a CDS encoding PTS sugar transporter subunit IIA, giving the protein MIHVVVVTHGNLGEALIRAAQMIVGAQEGVRAVSLLPEESPEGFGDKLESALLDFQGQDTLMLLDLFGGTPCNVAVRKILQPNVECVTGANMATVIEALTSRDCMSLSELAAHVAEAGQKSVLNLKPLLCKATVKN; this is encoded by the coding sequence TTGATCCACGTAGTCGTTGTCACTCATGGAAACTTGGGTGAAGCGCTCATTCGCGCTGCACAGATGATCGTAGGAGCGCAAGAAGGCGTGCGCGCTGTTTCACTCCTTCCTGAGGAAAGCCCGGAAGGCTTTGGCGACAAATTGGAGAGTGCCCTGCTGGACTTTCAGGGGCAGGATACGCTCATGCTGCTTGACCTTTTTGGAGGCACTCCATGTAACGTGGCGGTGCGTAAAATTTTGCAGCCCAATGTGGAGTGCGTTACTGGTGCAAATATGGCCACAGTCATTGAAGCCCTCACATCGCGTGACTGTATGTCGTTGAGTGAGTTAGCAGCACACGTGGCAGAAGCGGGGCAGAAATCCGTCCTGAATTTGAAGCCGCTCCTGTGTAAAGCCACTGTCAAAAACTGA
- a CDS encoding GntR family transcriptional regulator — protein MSQIVSGDLHPYQKLPSERELCRRLGISRMTVRQAIGNLVKEGLVYTRVGKGVFVADPPRGLKVKISLAGFSEDIRRSGAKSSSILLEARLLQATPALAKELHISRQEEVVKVERLRLVNNVPLALHTAYLPHRLCPDILQYNLAEESLFHTLEKVYGLHLARAEQTVRAVLAGPRELELLGLSAPAPVLHAERTTYLDTGEVIEFSQVFYCGEWYRLHFELDPYGERKESRANP, from the coding sequence GTGTCGCAGATTGTAAGCGGCGATTTGCATCCTTATCAGAAGCTCCCATCTGAGCGTGAGCTGTGCCGCCGTCTTGGCATCAGCCGCATGACGGTGCGCCAGGCTATAGGTAACCTTGTCAAGGAAGGGCTTGTCTACACTCGAGTAGGTAAAGGCGTCTTTGTTGCTGATCCCCCGAGAGGTTTGAAAGTAAAGATTTCTTTAGCTGGTTTCAGCGAAGACATTCGGCGTTCTGGAGCCAAGTCCTCCTCTATTCTCTTGGAAGCCAGATTATTGCAGGCAACGCCTGCGTTAGCCAAGGAGCTTCATATCTCAAGGCAGGAAGAAGTGGTCAAGGTAGAACGACTGCGTCTGGTCAACAATGTGCCGCTGGCTTTGCATACGGCTTACCTCCCTCACCGCCTTTGTCCCGACATCCTCCAATACAACTTGGCTGAGGAGTCGCTGTTCCATACCCTCGAGAAGGTATATGGTTTGCACCTGGCGCGCGCGGAACAAACCGTGCGAGCGGTACTGGCTGGACCTCGTGAATTAGAGCTGCTCGGTCTATCTGCTCCTGCTCCTGTTCTACACGCGGAACGCACTACCTACCTTGATACGGGGGAGGTCATCGAGTTTTCGCAGGTTTTCTATTGCGGCGAGTGGTACAGGTTACATTTTGAGTTGGATCCTTATGGAGAACGAAAAGAAAGTAGAGCGAATCCTTGA
- a CDS encoding alpha/beta hydrolase, with the protein MKRLQRVVLPILAILLLVLCVGPFFIPVPPLENTVPPRQLADTDSRFITVNNLEVHYKSMGQGEPVLVLLHGFGASAWSWREVMPSLSQFGMVIAFDRPAFGLTERPLPSEWENENPYTVEAQARLTVGLLNQMGIERAILVGHSAGGTIAVLTTLLFPERVQALILVSPAIYEGGGAPSWVRPFLHLPQLQRLGPLLVRLLTSRLEGALPSAWHDPNKITPEVLAGYKKPLHADNWERAFWEFVLASHPLELDKQLEHIDQPVLVITGDDDRWVPSMQSVRLAAELPEAELVVIPNCGHLVQEECAEEFLQAVAAFLDSVH; encoded by the coding sequence ATGAAACGTTTACAACGCGTGGTTCTGCCCATTCTTGCCATTTTGTTGCTTGTGTTGTGCGTTGGGCCCTTTTTCATTCCCGTGCCCCCGCTTGAAAACACTGTACCCCCTAGGCAATTGGCTGACACGGATAGTCGTTTTATCACGGTCAACAATTTGGAGGTGCACTACAAATCCATGGGGCAGGGCGAACCCGTGCTGGTGTTGTTGCATGGCTTTGGGGCTAGCGCCTGGTCTTGGCGCGAGGTCATGCCGTCTTTGTCCCAGTTTGGCATGGTCATTGCCTTTGACCGTCCTGCCTTCGGATTGACTGAGCGTCCCCTGCCCAGCGAGTGGGAAAACGAGAATCCCTACACGGTCGAAGCACAGGCTCGTCTTACGGTAGGCCTGTTGAACCAGATGGGCATCGAAAGGGCGATTCTGGTGGGACACTCAGCGGGGGGTACGATCGCTGTACTAACTACTCTCCTTTTCCCTGAACGGGTACAGGCATTGATATTGGTCAGCCCCGCAATATACGAAGGGGGTGGTGCACCCTCATGGGTTCGTCCGTTCTTGCACCTGCCACAGTTGCAACGCCTTGGCCCTTTGCTAGTGCGTCTACTCACTTCCCGCCTGGAGGGAGCATTGCCCAGTGCCTGGCATGACCCGAACAAAATCACTCCAGAAGTGCTTGCTGGTTACAAAAAACCGCTGCACGCTGATAACTGGGAGCGCGCTTTCTGGGAGTTTGTCCTGGCTAGCCATCCCTTGGAACTAGATAAACAATTGGAGCATATTGATCAGCCGGTATTGGTCATCACTGGCGACGATGACCGCTGGGTGCCCTCTATGCAGAGTGTGCGTCTTGCGGCTGAGTTGCCTGAAGCTGAATTAGTAGTTATTCCTAATTGCGGCCATTTAGTCCAGGAGGAATGCGCAGAAGAATTCCTGCAGGCAGTGGCCGCTTTCTTGGATTCGGTACACTGA
- a CDS encoding tetratricopeptide repeat protein, which translates to MARVTLQEYCDEARDLISAHAYDDAIAICQHILKRYPKHIRAYQILGEACLDKGEIDEAIDIFKRLLDHADPENFVAYAGLGVALEEKGQIPEAIWYMERAFELAPNNEEIRGALRRLYAKRDGREPERIKYNKAAFARVYTKGGQYRQAIREFRDLLESEAGRDRLDLKLSFAETLWRDGRHEEAAAVAREILQICPDCLKAILLLGAILLEKGRQDEGWAILANARHLDPENKLAQTLFGDQSPLPPQSIRIPRLEKKAEPEVTPAAIPEVLAPAGAAITEVAATTEEMPIEIIPAGLEPVVPSTEEQVSPIPEAALEKETGVAELEPTTPAVEEAHLEEKAQAMVAPAESEALTPLEVASEETTLASAAGMTPSATAVIERYKLHLEESPKDDETRLALARAYLDLGQVKLALEQYNLLLQGKSKILPELIRDVETIVASRPDNLEAHELLADLYVKDGQLQKALDRYRWILRRLEEKTT; encoded by the coding sequence GTGGCCCGAGTTACCTTACAAGAGTATTGCGATGAGGCCCGCGATTTGATCAGTGCGCACGCTTATGATGACGCTATTGCCATCTGCCAGCACATCTTGAAACGGTACCCCAAACACATTAGGGCTTATCAAATCCTAGGCGAAGCTTGCCTGGACAAAGGCGAGATTGACGAGGCTATTGACATCTTCAAACGACTTTTGGACCATGCCGATCCAGAGAATTTTGTCGCTTATGCTGGCCTTGGCGTCGCGCTCGAGGAAAAGGGGCAGATCCCTGAGGCAATTTGGTACATGGAGAGGGCTTTCGAACTGGCGCCAAACAACGAAGAAATTCGCGGAGCGCTGCGCAGATTGTATGCCAAGCGGGACGGCAGGGAGCCCGAACGGATCAAGTACAATAAAGCGGCATTTGCTCGCGTGTACACCAAAGGGGGACAATACCGCCAGGCTATTCGAGAGTTTCGCGATTTGCTTGAAAGCGAAGCCGGTCGTGACCGCTTGGATCTGAAGCTCTCTTTTGCCGAAACCCTCTGGCGCGATGGACGTCACGAGGAAGCAGCCGCAGTAGCACGTGAGATTTTGCAGATATGCCCTGACTGCCTCAAGGCCATTCTGCTTTTGGGAGCGATACTGCTCGAAAAGGGCCGTCAGGATGAGGGCTGGGCTATCTTAGCCAATGCACGCCATTTGGACCCTGAAAACAAATTAGCCCAAACCCTTTTTGGCGACCAATCTCCCTTGCCACCCCAGAGTATCAGGATACCCCGCCTCGAAAAGAAGGCAGAGCCCGAAGTAACACCTGCTGCAATTCCTGAGGTCTTGGCACCGGCTGGCGCAGCTATAACAGAAGTAGCAGCAACAACAGAAGAGATGCCAATTGAAATCATCCCCGCTGGCCTTGAACCAGTCGTGCCATCAACGGAGGAACAGGTCAGCCCAATCCCGGAAGCAGCCTTGGAAAAGGAAACAGGGGTTGCCGAACTTGAGCCTACAACGCCTGCCGTTGAAGAAGCGCACCTTGAAGAAAAAGCACAAGCCATGGTAGCTCCGGCTGAATCAGAAGCCCTGACGCCCCTAGAGGTAGCCTCTGAGGAGACAACCCTAGCATCTGCTGCAGGGATGACGCCTAGCGCAACGGCGGTGATAGAACGTTACAAGCTGCATCTGGAGGAAAGTCCCAAGGATGACGAAACGCGCCTGGCTTTGGCTCGCGCCTATCTTGACCTGGGTCAGGTGAAGCTAGCGCTGGAACAATACAACCTGCTGCTTCAGGGCAAGTCCAAGATCTTGCCAGAACTCATCCGTGACGTGGAAACCATCGTGGCATCTAGGCCAGATAATCTAGAAGCCCATGAATTGCTCGCGGATCTCTACGTAAAAGATGGCCAGTTGCAGAAAGCACTGGACAGATACCGATGGATCTTGCGCAGGCTGGAGGAGAAAACCACATAA
- the ndk gene encoding nucleoside-diphosphate kinase, producing MERTLVIIKPDGVQRGLIGEIITRLERRGLKIVAMKMIQMSKELAAKHYSIHKGKPFYEGLVEYITSSPVVVMVVEGNRAIELVRNTMGATNPANATPGTIRADFAVEIGRNLVHGSDGPETAAFELGLFFRDEEILSWNRDTDRWIFE from the coding sequence ATGGAAAGAACTCTGGTTATCATCAAGCCGGATGGAGTACAGCGTGGCCTGATTGGCGAGATTATCACGCGGCTAGAGCGCCGAGGTCTGAAGATCGTGGCCATGAAAATGATTCAGATGAGTAAGGAACTGGCAGCAAAGCATTACTCCATACATAAGGGCAAACCCTTCTATGAGGGATTAGTCGAATATATCACTTCCAGCCCAGTGGTCGTCATGGTAGTGGAGGGCAACCGAGCCATTGAACTGGTGCGAAACACCATGGGCGCAACGAACCCAGCCAATGCGACGCCCGGGACCATCCGCGCTGATTTTGCCGTAGAAATCGGTCGAAACCTGGTGCACGGCTCAGATGGTCCCGAGACGGCTGCTTTTGAACTGGGATTGTTTTTCCGCGATGAGGAAATCCTATCCTGGAATCGGGACACGGATCGCTGGATATTCGAGTAA
- the rsfS gene encoding ribosome silencing factor, whose amino-acid sequence MDPEKLGRAIVDFAVSKLGEDVLLLDIRPVSTFADYFVICSGTSERQIQAIYEDILTKLDEMGVRLLGSEGTATSGWLLMDYGSVIVHIFLPLTRRYYNLEQLWKDARPVLRIL is encoded by the coding sequence CTGGATCCAGAGAAACTGGGCAGAGCTATAGTGGATTTCGCCGTAAGCAAACTGGGAGAGGATGTCCTTCTACTGGATATCCGCCCAGTATCGACGTTTGCCGATTACTTCGTCATCTGCAGCGGTACGAGTGAGCGACAGATTCAGGCTATCTATGAAGATATCCTAACAAAACTGGACGAAATGGGTGTGCGTTTACTCGGTTCGGAGGGCACGGCGACATCCGGTTGGCTCCTAATGGATTACGGTTCAGTTATTGTTCACATCTTTTTGCCGCTGACGAGACGTTATTATAACTTGGAGCAATTGTGGAAGGATGCCAGGCCTGTGCTTAGAATCCTCTAA
- a CDS encoding Mut7-C RNAse domain-containing protein yields MSEIRFLANSMLGTLAKWLRILGYDTLYSPELDDLEAVRLARLEGRVLLTRDTGLLRRKGLRSLFIESEVLQEQLAQVRQAFGLRFDQPFSRCPVCNTVLEEVPKHEAWGQVPPFVFQTQESFRLCPECNRFYWRGTHWQKMREQLEKLEV; encoded by the coding sequence GTGAGCGAGATACGTTTTTTGGCCAATAGCATGCTGGGCACACTTGCCAAATGGTTGCGTATATTGGGATACGACACATTGTACTCCCCCGAGCTCGACGATCTCGAGGCAGTAAGGCTGGCTCGCTTGGAAGGACGTGTGCTGCTGACACGGGATACTGGTCTGCTCCGGCGCAAAGGCCTTCGTTCCCTGTTTATTGAGAGCGAGGTATTGCAGGAACAACTTGCACAAGTGCGGCAGGCATTTGGTTTGCGCTTCGATCAACCATTTTCCCGATGCCCGGTGTGTAATACAGTGCTCGAAGAAGTCCCCAAGCACGAAGCCTGGGGGCAGGTACCTCCCTTCGTTTTTCAAACCCAGGAGAGTTTCCGCTTGTGCCCTGAATGCAATCGCTTCTATTGGCGCGGGACGCATTGGCAAAAGATGCGCGAACAACTGGAGAAATTAGAAGTGTGA
- a CDS encoding ribokinase, with amino-acid sequence MNEIRQQLLRLIPRLAGHSILVIGDLFLDEYVLGHATRLSREAPIPVLEFMRRFYVPGGAANPAHNVCALGGQATVIGLIGDDPAGVQLLAELRQVGIDPSGVVVDNSRPTTTKTRILAEGSLRFPQQVARIDHVDRREVSKEIEAKLIAQVQKLTPHMEAVLVSDYQTGVASPAVIEAVQRSARAQGKLCTVDAQGAFHKYTGFRLIKGNRQEVETALDCHLQNNEDYHLAGKELLRQLDVDAVIITRGAEGLSLIARNEGCCHLPAVNRSEVFDVTGAGDTVIAVATLALLAGGNFSDAARLANYAAGLVVRKLGNAVPSVDELVWAVENWG; translated from the coding sequence ATGAATGAGATCAGGCAACAGCTCCTTCGTCTTATACCTCGGCTGGCCGGTCACAGTATCCTGGTTATCGGTGACCTGTTCCTCGATGAGTATGTACTGGGTCACGCCACCCGCCTTTCGCGGGAAGCACCGATTCCTGTCCTGGAATTCATGCGCCGCTTCTACGTCCCTGGAGGAGCAGCCAACCCCGCCCACAATGTGTGCGCTTTGGGTGGACAGGCTACGGTAATAGGTCTGATTGGAGACGATCCTGCCGGGGTACAATTACTGGCGGAACTACGCCAGGTGGGCATTGATCCATCTGGTGTAGTAGTGGATAATTCTCGCCCAACCACCACCAAAACACGCATCCTGGCCGAGGGTTCCTTGCGCTTTCCACAACAAGTGGCGCGTATAGACCATGTGGACCGCCGCGAAGTGAGCAAAGAGATAGAAGCAAAGCTAATCGCTCAGGTCCAAAAGCTTACGCCTCATATGGAAGCAGTGCTTGTGTCAGACTACCAGACCGGTGTGGCCAGCCCAGCCGTAATTGAGGCTGTACAACGCAGTGCACGCGCTCAGGGCAAACTGTGCACAGTTGATGCTCAAGGAGCCTTCCACAAATATACAGGTTTTCGCCTAATCAAGGGCAACCGACAAGAAGTAGAAACTGCATTGGATTGCCATCTGCAGAACAACGAAGACTATCATCTGGCTGGCAAAGAATTGCTACGCCAATTAGATGTGGATGCCGTCATTATCACTCGCGGCGCAGAAGGCTTGTCGCTTATCGCGCGTAACGAGGGATGCTGCCATCTGCCTGCTGTGAACCGTAGCGAGGTTTTCGATGTAACAGGTGCAGGCGATACCGTTATTGCTGTGGCTACCTTGGCTCTACTGGCAGGAGGAAATTTTTCTGATGCAGCTCGCTTGGCCAACTATGCCGCAGGCTTGGTTGTACGCAAGTTGGGCAATGCAGTGCCAAGTGTAGATGAACTGGTCTGGGCAGTTGAGAACTGGGGATGA